The Lachnospiraceae bacterium oral taxon 500 genome window below encodes:
- a CDS encoding MATE family efflux transporter: MKLSEQAQNLTTGNIWQKMLLFVLPIFLGTVFQSFYTIADAVIVGRFSGRDGLAALESVYFLTKLPVNFFTGLASGAAIIISQYFGGRKLDRISAASHTAVLFAFLGGALLSVGACLTAPFFVRLIEVPAEIEKAALTYVLIYFGGMAFSMLYNVVAGILRALGDSKTPFYFLILATILNVGLDLLFVAVFDWGVTGAAVATLLAQIVCAGLIVFFLMKTDLPCKLRPAQLRFTAKYLRKIVKLGLPIGIQAIVYPLANIVIQSAINTFGVSCIAAWSVCGKLDFLIWSLSDAFYLAISTFVAQNYGAGQYRRVRQGVRAALLLAGCLVLTISAILYFWHIPLGYALVDDAEVISIMSQIIHLFAPLYFLYIFGCILPGAIQGTGETAGPMILTLIGTCASRILWIYLVLPRYRSFMTVMLCFPVSWALTAVLLLVFYGRVARRLTDQ; encoded by the coding sequence ATGAAATTATCAGAACAGGCACAAAACTTAACAACCGGCAATATTTGGCAAAAAATGTTGCTCTTTGTTTTGCCGATTTTTTTGGGAACCGTTTTTCAGTCCTTTTATACGATTGCTGACGCGGTAATTGTCGGTCGTTTTTCCGGCCGGGATGGACTGGCGGCCTTGGAATCTGTTTATTTTTTGACAAAACTGCCGGTTAATTTCTTTACCGGCCTGGCTTCCGGTGCGGCCATCATTATTTCTCAATATTTCGGAGGGCGAAAGCTGGATCGCATTTCCGCCGCCAGTCATACGGCGGTGCTTTTTGCTTTTTTAGGCGGCGCCCTGCTGTCGGTCGGAGCTTGTTTGACTGCTCCGTTTTTTGTTCGGCTGATTGAAGTACCGGCGGAGATTGAAAAGGCGGCACTGACTTATGTCCTGATTTATTTCGGCGGAATGGCGTTTTCCATGCTGTATAATGTTGTCGCCGGAATTCTTCGGGCACTGGGCGATTCTAAGACGCCGTTTTATTTTTTGATTTTAGCCACCATTTTAAATGTCGGTTTAGACCTGCTGTTTGTGGCTGTCTTTGACTGGGGAGTAACCGGCGCGGCCGTGGCCACCCTGCTTGCACAAATTGTGTGTGCGGGACTGATTGTGTTTTTTTTAATGAAAACCGATTTACCCTGTAAACTCCGTCCGGCTCAACTCCGGTTTACCGCAAAATATCTGCGCAAAATCGTAAAGCTTGGCCTGCCGATTGGAATCCAGGCGATTGTTTACCCGTTGGCCAATATCGTTATTCAGTCGGCCATCAATACCTTTGGTGTCAGCTGTATTGCCGCCTGGTCGGTCTGCGGCAAACTGGACTTTTTGATTTGGTCGCTGTCGGACGCTTTTTATCTGGCGATTTCAACTTTTGTCGCCCAAAATTATGGAGCCGGTCAGTACCGGCGGGTACGGCAGGGGGTGCGGGCGGCACTGCTGCTGGCAGGCTGTCTGGTTTTGACAATTAGCGCAATTCTGTATTTCTGGCATATTCCGCTTGGCTATGCGCTGGTGGATGATGCCGAAGTAATCAGCATTATGTCGCAGATTATTCATTTATTTGCACCGCTTTACTTTTTATATATTTTTGGCTGCATCCTGCCGGGCGCGATTCAGGGGACCGGCGAAACGGCGGGGCCCATGATTTTGACTTTGATCGGCACCTGCGCCAGTCGAATCTTGTGGATTTATTTGGTATTGCCGCGGTATCGCAGCTTTATGACGGTTATGCTGTGTTTTCCGGTATCATGGGCACTGACGGCGGTGCTGCTGCTTGTTTTTTATGGCCGGGTGGCCCGGCGGCTTACGGATCAATAA